The following coding sequences lie in one Flavobacteriales bacterium genomic window:
- the guaA gene encoding glutamine-hydrolyzing GMP synthase — MEKIVILDFGSQYTQLIARRVRELNVYCEIHPHNKAPEIDKNVKGIILSGSPFSVRDTNSPKPDLSIYRKKLPLLGVCYGAQYLAQSSGGEVLPSKIREYGRANLSFVDDGHNLMEGVGANSQVWMSHGDTIKVLPPKTKIFASTPDVEIAGYEFEGEQTYGIQFHPEVYHSSEGSKMLKNFIVGICKCSQDWTPDSFVESTVLELQQKIGKDKVVLGLSGGVDSTVAAVLLHKAIGKNLYCIFVDNGLLRKNEFENVLDQYQHLGLNVKGVDAKNKFYTSLAGLSDPEAKRKAIGKTFIDVFDEESHLIENVTWLAQGTIYPDVIESISATGGPSATIKSHHNVGGLPDYMKLKIVEPLRLLFKDEVRRVGRTLGLNESLLGRHPFPGPGLAIRILGDITPEKVQILQEVDFIFIEGLKKAGLYDEVWQAGAILLPVQSVGVMGDERTYEKAVALRAVESTDGMTADWCHLPYEFLAKTSNEIINRVKGVNRVVYDISSKPPATIEWE; from the coding sequence ATGGAAAAAATAGTGATTTTAGATTTTGGTTCTCAATACACCCAACTTATTGCTCGAAGAGTTAGAGAACTTAATGTGTATTGTGAAATTCATCCGCATAATAAAGCACCAGAAATTGATAAAAATGTAAAAGGAATTATTCTTTCGGGAAGTCCTTTTTCGGTAAGAGATACAAATTCTCCAAAACCAGATTTATCAATTTATAGAAAAAAATTGCCATTGTTGGGTGTTTGTTATGGGGCGCAATACTTGGCTCAAAGTAGTGGAGGAGAAGTTTTACCATCAAAAATCAGAGAATACGGTAGAGCAAATTTATCTTTTGTAGATGATGGACATAACTTAATGGAGGGGGTTGGAGCTAATTCACAAGTTTGGATGAGTCATGGTGATACCATTAAAGTATTACCACCTAAAACCAAGATTTTTGCAAGTACTCCAGATGTTGAAATTGCTGGGTATGAATTTGAAGGAGAGCAGACGTATGGTATTCAATTTCATCCTGAAGTTTACCATTCTTCAGAAGGTTCCAAAATGTTGAAAAACTTTATTGTAGGTATTTGCAAATGTTCACAAGACTGGACTCCAGATTCTTTTGTTGAATCAACTGTTTTAGAATTACAACAAAAAATTGGAAAAGATAAGGTAGTGTTAGGTTTGTCAGGTGGTGTTGATAGTACAGTTGCTGCAGTGTTGTTGCACAAGGCTATCGGTAAAAATTTATATTGCATTTTTGTTGATAACGGCTTGTTGCGTAAAAATGAATTTGAAAATGTTTTAGATCAATACCAACATTTAGGATTAAATGTAAAAGGAGTTGATGCTAAAAATAAATTTTATACTTCTTTAGCAGGATTATCAGACCCAGAAGCTAAACGTAAAGCAATTGGAAAAACATTTATCGATGTTTTCGATGAGGAATCCCATTTAATTGAAAACGTAACGTGGTTAGCACAAGGAACCATTTATCCTGATGTTATTGAATCCATTTCTGCAACAGGAGGGCCATCTGCTACAATTAAATCACACCACAATGTGGGTGGTTTGCCAGATTACATGAAATTAAAAATTGTTGAACCACTTCGTTTGTTGTTTAAAGATGAGGTAAGAAGAGTAGGTCGTACTTTAGGATTGAATGAAAGTCTTTTAGGAAGACACCCATTTCCTGGTCCAGGCTTGGCTATTCGTATTTTGGGAGACATAACTCCAGAAAAGGTACAAATTTTGCAAGAGGTAGATTTTATTTTTATTGAAGGATTGAAAAAAGCAGGTTTATATGACGAGGTTTGGCAAGCAGGAGCGATTCTTTTGCCAGTTCAATCAGTTGGGGTAATGGGCGATGAACGAACGTATGAAAAAGCGGTAGCTTTACGTGCTGTAGAATCAACCGATGGAATGACTGCAGATTGGTGTCATTTACCTTATGAGTTTCTAGCAAAAACTTCCAATGAAATTATTAATAGAGTAAAAGGAGTTAATAGAGTAGTTTATGATATTAGTTCTAAACCTCCAGCAACAATAGAATGGGAATAG
- a CDS encoding LysM peptidoglycan-binding domain-containing protein, whose protein sequence is MKFSNLILFIAIFFNFQFSIESCMAQSDSLEIHQINGKNYYIHVVAPGNTLYSIHKKYNVPLDVIEKENPSVANGLSLGEKIFIPVKKDAEQEFQSINGNYFLHKVEKGRTLYSLAKEFNLQQKDIVALNPEIDENGVQEGQMIKIPVREIKQNKPSEVSNLPVNYKTHFVKSGETLYSLSKLYQVSIDSIKIVNNGLVDGLKVDQNIFIPIKETRIAVANLNQSTLNHIVDTIKQVAQLQFNGQKKTVYKVALLLSFYLKENEEMTYNALEKRKIYPRSTFAVEFYQGVLLALDSLSNEETKFELYVYDTEGQDSLQTMKVLAKPELKTMDLIVGPLYASNFEKAAEFASKHNIPIVSPVKQSNKVLLGNETVFKVIPSRSSSVNQLVKLVVDSFNTDNLIAIQYQNNTESALVDAYVKEYNAAVLKRNDTSRYSPMKKVVVTKSEEVVSHLKINANNVIFLPSTNSTFITNLFIALTAKLNTKEYKNCTITLIGLEEWLQFDNIDIEYFQTLNVHIPINQFVDYDDEFTKSVVSGYYQKTETYPTNNSLLGYDVASYFCSNLLKYGKVYVGNTSDVKTISGQFNFFKTGVESGYENVYTRVVKFDNYSLKIVY, encoded by the coding sequence ATGAAATTTTCTAACTTAATATTATTTATAGCCATTTTTTTCAATTTTCAATTTTCAATTGAGAGTTGTATGGCTCAATCTGATTCGTTAGAGATTCATCAGATTAATGGAAAAAATTATTACATTCATGTCGTTGCACCTGGAAATACATTGTATTCCATTCACAAAAAATATAATGTTCCATTAGATGTTATAGAGAAAGAAAACCCTTCTGTTGCTAATGGGCTAAGTTTGGGTGAAAAAATATTTATACCTGTAAAAAAAGATGCAGAGCAGGAATTTCAGTCAATCAATGGCAATTATTTTTTACATAAAGTAGAAAAAGGAAGAACACTTTATTCTTTAGCTAAAGAGTTTAATTTACAGCAGAAAGACATTGTTGCTCTTAATCCAGAGATTGATGAAAATGGAGTTCAAGAGGGACAAATGATAAAAATTCCTGTTCGTGAAATCAAACAAAACAAGCCTTCAGAAGTTTCTAATTTGCCAGTAAATTATAAAACTCATTTTGTAAAAAGTGGAGAAACATTGTATTCTTTGAGTAAATTGTATCAAGTAAGTATTGATTCTATCAAGATAGTAAACAATGGTTTGGTTGACGGTTTAAAGGTAGATCAAAACATTTTTATACCGATAAAAGAAACTAGAATTGCTGTTGCTAATTTAAATCAATCAACATTAAATCATATTGTAGATACCATAAAACAAGTTGCTCAATTGCAATTTAATGGTCAGAAAAAAACAGTTTATAAAGTTGCCTTATTACTTTCTTTTTATTTAAAAGAAAATGAGGAGATGACTTATAATGCATTGGAAAAGCGAAAAATTTATCCAAGATCAACTTTTGCAGTAGAGTTTTATCAAGGTGTTTTATTAGCACTTGATTCATTGTCGAATGAAGAAACGAAGTTTGAACTTTATGTTTATGATACTGAAGGACAAGATTCTTTACAAACCATGAAGGTTTTAGCTAAACCAGAATTAAAAACAATGGATTTAATAGTGGGACCTTTATATGCTAGTAATTTTGAAAAAGCTGCCGAATTTGCTAGTAAACATAACATTCCAATCGTATCGCCTGTGAAACAAAGTAATAAAGTGTTGCTGGGTAACGAAACTGTTTTTAAGGTTATTCCATCAAGGTCTTCGTCTGTAAATCAGTTGGTGAAGTTGGTTGTAGATAGTTTTAATACGGACAATTTAATAGCTATACAATATCAAAATAATACAGAAAGTGCTTTAGTAGATGCTTATGTAAAAGAGTACAATGCTGCTGTTTTAAAGAGAAACGATACGTCTCGATATTCACCTATGAAAAAAGTAGTGGTAACGAAAAGTGAAGAAGTTGTTTCTCATTTAAAAATTAATGCAAACAATGTTATCTTTTTACCTAGTACAAATTCTACGTTTATTACAAATTTATTTATTGCATTAACGGCAAAATTAAATACTAAGGAGTATAAAAATTGCACAATTACTTTAATAGGATTAGAAGAATGGCTTCAGTTTGATAACATTGATATTGAATATTTTCAAACACTTAATGTACATATACCTATAAATCAATTTGTGGATTACGATGATGAATTTACTAAAAGTGTTGTTTCAGGATACTATCAAAAGACAGAAACATATCCCACTAATAACTCGCTATTAGGCTATGACGTCGCTTCTTATTTTTGTTCTAATTTATTGAAATACGGAAAGGTTTATGTTGGAAATACAAGTGATGTAAAAACAATTTCAGGACAATTTAACTTCTTTAAAACAGGTGTTGAAAGTGGTTATGAAAATGTATATACTCGAGTAGTAAAATTTGATAATTATTCTTTAAAAATTGTTTATTAA
- a CDS encoding choice-of-anchor B family protein, whose product MSLLSQYPFPGSRGDVSDIWGYVDENGNEYAIVGLEAGVSIVNVTNPTNPVEVFYTAGANTIWRDMKTWNDKAYITNEGGNGMMIIDLAPLPASTALTVTNYTGSTYPFTTAHNLYIDENGYCYIFGANNGVGGAIILNLNVPTSNPGFEVGRYNQYYLHDGMVRGDTLWGGAINDGFLAVINVATKSAPVTMATKTTPSSFTHNCWISDDGQTVYTTDEKSNAFLGAYNVSDLNNITEVDRVQSSPGMNVIPHNVHFMNNYIITSYYRDGVTVHDVCDPTNIVEVGNYDTSPAYSGNGFNGCWGVYPWLPSGNIIASDIENGLFVLGINYTRSAKLAGTVIDSVTSSPLNGVQVSIVSTTSTANTNVLGNYQIGTPTLGTYDVTFSKFGYESKTITGVDLTSSSCTPSVLDVSLKPLTTFNFQVTVKDAATLNPIPNAKIRVDGASFSSSVTANTSGVYTFTGFIEGNYVVTGGKWGYKTLCDQGSLITPSNNTYTIFLDKGYYDDFSFNYNWTVSGTATAGIWERGEPVGTMLGSVESNPDVDVANDCNVEAFVTGNGGGGVGDDDVDNGETILTSPVFDASTMLNAYVNYYRWFVNGGGSGSPNDQMTIKLSNGSTTVTIETITASTPNSSSWVSKTYKISDYLTPTNNMRIIVTVNDGAPGHISEGAFDKFELTDGLVGVDELELNDRVNIFPNPFNEEINVQFTNSTKSTIKIEVTDVMGRVLDQYSFTNTNNIKINNDYQKGIYLVNIYEDGSLMKSQKLVKY is encoded by the coding sequence ATGTCATTACTGAGTCAATATCCTTTTCCTGGATCTAGGGGTGATGTTTCTGATATTTGGGGATATGTAGATGAAAATGGTAATGAATATGCAATTGTTGGTCTTGAGGCAGGAGTTTCAATTGTTAATGTAACAAATCCGACAAATCCAGTTGAAGTTTTTTATACAGCAGGTGCAAATACCATTTGGAGAGATATGAAAACATGGAATGATAAGGCATATATCACTAATGAAGGAGGGAATGGAATGATGATAATTGATTTAGCTCCATTACCAGCAAGTACTGCGTTGACTGTTACTAATTATACAGGTTCAACTTATCCTTTTACAACTGCACATAATTTGTATATCGATGAAAATGGGTATTGTTATATCTTTGGTGCTAATAACGGTGTTGGAGGAGCAATCATACTCAATTTAAATGTGCCAACATCTAACCCAGGTTTTGAAGTAGGAAGGTATAATCAATATTATCTTCATGATGGAATGGTGAGAGGAGATACCTTATGGGGAGGAGCAATTAATGATGGATTTTTGGCGGTAATAAATGTTGCAACAAAATCTGCCCCCGTAACTATGGCTACAAAAACTACTCCAAGTTCTTTTACGCATAATTGTTGGATATCAGATGATGGTCAAACAGTTTATACAACAGATGAAAAAAGTAATGCATTTTTGGGGGCTTATAATGTAAGTGATTTAAATAATATAACAGAAGTTGATAGAGTTCAGTCTAGTCCAGGAATGAATGTTATCCCTCATAATGTTCATTTTATGAATAATTATATTATTACATCTTACTATCGCGATGGTGTAACTGTTCATGATGTTTGTGATCCTACCAATATTGTTGAGGTTGGAAATTACGACACATCACCTGCTTATTCAGGTAATGGTTTTAATGGTTGTTGGGGAGTATATCCTTGGTTACCTTCTGGTAATATTATAGCAAGTGATATTGAGAATGGTCTATTTGTTTTAGGTATTAATTATACAAGATCTGCCAAATTAGCTGGTACTGTAATAGATTCAGTAACATCATCTCCCTTAAATGGTGTTCAAGTTAGTATCGTATCCACTACAAGTACTGCAAATACAAATGTTTTAGGCAACTATCAAATAGGAACTCCAACATTAGGCACTTACGATGTAACATTTTCAAAGTTTGGTTATGAATCAAAAACAATTACTGGTGTAGATTTAACATCAAGCAGTTGTACACCATCTGTTTTAGATGTTTCATTGAAACCTTTAACAACCTTTAACTTCCAAGTTACTGTTAAGGATGCTGCCACGTTGAATCCGATACCGAATGCCAAAATTCGAGTTGATGGAGCTTCATTTTCTAGTTCTGTAACAGCGAATACTTCAGGAGTGTATACTTTTACAGGATTTATAGAAGGAAATTATGTTGTTACTGGTGGAAAATGGGGATATAAAACTTTATGTGATCAAGGGTCTCTAATAACTCCATCTAATAATACATATACTATTTTTCTTGATAAAGGGTATTACGATGATTTCTCGTTCAATTATAATTGGACAGTTTCGGGAACTGCAACTGCGGGTATTTGGGAAAGAGGAGAGCCTGTTGGTACTATGTTGGGTTCGGTTGAATCAAATCCTGACGTTGATGTTGCAAATGATTGTAACGTTGAAGCTTTTGTTACTGGTAATGGCGGAGGGGGTGTTGGTGACGATGATGTAGATAATGGAGAAACTATACTAACTTCTCCTGTGTTTGATGCGTCAACAATGCTAAATGCTTATGTAAATTATTACAGATGGTTTGTAAATGGAGGAGGTTCAGGATCTCCAAATGACCAAATGACAATAAAACTAAGTAATGGTTCAACTACAGTAACTATTGAAACCATCACGGCATCTACTCCAAATAGTTCAAGTTGGGTAAGTAAAACATATAAAATTTCAGATTATTTAACGCCAACAAATAACATGAGAATTATTGTAACTGTAAATGATGGCGCTCCTGGGCATATTTCAGAAGGTGCTTTTGATAAATTTGAATTAACAGATGGTTTAGTCGGTGTTGATGAGCTTGAATTGAATGATAGAGTAAATATATTCCCAAATCCTTTTAATGAGGAAATTAATGTTCAATTTACTAATTCAACAAAATCAACTATTAAAATTGAAGTTACAGATGTAATGGGGAGAGTTTTAGACCAATATAGTTTTACAAATACTAACAACATTAAAATCAATAACGATTATCAAAAAGGAATTTATCTAGTTAATATTTATGAGGATGGCTCTTTAATGAAAAGCCAAAAATTGGTTAAATATTGA
- a CDS encoding MerR family transcriptional regulator, translating to MFNVNASLIRFWEKEFDIIKPKKNNKGNRLFTVQDIDNLKVIYHLVKERGFTLDGAKNKLKNSKKETIENVELIKSLEKIKNFLLELKEEL from the coding sequence ATGTTTAACGTGAATGCTTCGTTAATTCGTTTCTGGGAAAAAGAGTTTGATATCATAAAACCTAAAAAGAACAATAAAGGCAATCGATTATTTACTGTTCAAGATATTGATAATTTAAAGGTTATTTATCATTTGGTAAAAGAACGTGGTTTTACCTTAGATGGAGCCAAAAACAAGCTTAAAAACAGTAAAAAAGAAACCATTGAAAATGTTGAGCTAATTAAGTCGCTCGAAAAAATAAAAAATTTCTTACTTGAACTAAAAGAGGAGTTGTAA
- a CDS encoding UDP-2,3-diacylglucosamine diphosphatase has translation MNIKPNIYFASDFHLGAPNYEESLKREKRIVKWLDEISLDAKEIYLVGDIFDFWFEYKHAIPKGFVRLQGKIAELTDNGIEIFVFRGNHDMWIFDYIPKELGVKMVEGNLVKTFGDKKFLIGHGDGLGPGDYGYKFIKKVFANRLCQWAFARLHPNLGMGIANYWSHKSRKVNAGYDEKFLGEENEWLAIFAKDYLKKEHIDYFIFGHRHLPFEIKLNEKSTYMNLGEWINYNSYAVFDGEKLSLKYFK, from the coding sequence ATGAACATTAAACCCAACATATACTTTGCATCCGATTTCCATCTTGGAGCTCCTAACTACGAGGAAAGCTTAAAGCGTGAAAAAAGAATTGTAAAGTGGTTAGATGAAATTAGTTTAGATGCTAAAGAAATCTATTTGGTAGGTGATATTTTCGACTTTTGGTTTGAATATAAACATGCTATCCCAAAAGGATTTGTAAGACTACAAGGGAAAATAGCTGAATTAACTGATAACGGCATTGAAATTTTTGTGTTTAGAGGAAACCATGACATGTGGATTTTCGATTATATTCCAAAAGAATTGGGCGTTAAAATGGTTGAAGGAAATTTAGTTAAAACATTTGGCGATAAAAAATTTCTTATCGGTCATGGTGATGGTTTAGGTCCTGGTGATTATGGATATAAATTCATCAAAAAAGTATTTGCTAATAGATTATGCCAATGGGCATTTGCACGTTTACACCCTAACTTAGGTATGGGAATTGCAAATTATTGGAGTCATAAAAGCCGAAAAGTAAATGCTGGTTACGACGAGAAATTTTTAGGAGAAGAAAATGAGTGGTTAGCAATTTTTGCAAAAGATTACCTCAAAAAAGAACACATCGATTATTTTATTTTTGGACATCGTCATTTACCCTTCGAAATCAAGTTAAACGAAAAATCTACCTATATGAATTTGGGTGAATGGATAAACTATAATTCGTACGCTGTATTTGATGGAGAAAAATTGAGTTTAAAATACTTTAAGTAA